Part of the Desulfovibrio sp. ZJ209 genome, TGCCGAGGGCGTCTTGGGTGAGGCGCGGCTCGCAGCCCCAGGCCCGGGCCATGGCGCAGCCGAGGCGCAGATCCTTGGCGGCGAGGTCCACGGCGAAGCGCGGGCTGAAATCGGCGGCCGCCATCCACGGGCCGCGCACGTCCATCTGGAAGCTGCGGGCGCCGGTATCCTGCAAAAGGGGCAGCAGGGTCTCCGGCTTCATGCCCGCGGCCTGCCCGATGCGCAGGCTCTCGGCAAGCACGGCCAGGTTCGCCATGCCGATCATGTTGCTCAAAAGTTTCACCGCACAGGCCGCGTCCACGCTCTCCACATCATGAGGCTGCCCGATCTTTTCGAGCAGCGGCCAGAGTGTGCCGACCGCCGCCCTGTTCCCGCCCACGAACAGCGGCTCCTCGCGCTTCATGGCCATTTGCGGCGTTTTCCCCACCGTGGCCTGCACATAGGCCACGCCCTTTGCGGATGCCGACGCGGCGAGGCTGTTTGCCGTGGCCGGGTCGATGGTGCTGAACTCGAGATGGATGCTGCCGGGCCCCATGGCCGCATACAGGCCCTCGCCGTCCGCGCCCAGCACGGCCTCGCGCACATGCCCGGGCAGGGGCAGGCAGGTGCAGAGCACGTCGCAGTGGGCGAGCTCCCGCACGCTCGTCGCCACGCTGGCGCCGTCCGCGGCGAAGGCGGCGGCGCATTCGGGCCGGCGCGTGAAGACGGTGAGCTCTTCGCCCGCCAGCAGGATATTCCGCGCCAGCGGCGCGCCCATATTGCCAAGACCGAGGAATGAGAAGCGCATTTCCCCTCCGAAGGGCCCGCCCGGTGGCGGGGTTGGCCGCCTTCCGCGCCCGCCTGCGCGCACGCTCGCCCAGGCGGAGGCTAGGGCAGCATGGGGGCGCGGAAAGCACGCGGGTTTTGCGCAAACCCGTGTGCACTATCCATGCCAGCGCGGGGCCAGTTCGTGGCCAGCTCGGGCGACTGCAAGACGCTATTTTTCCTTTTGTGCCCCACACCTTGGCCTCTTGGCACGGCCTATGCTTTATCCTGTATACCGCGGGTGAAAACTTCCCCGCGCCGGGCAAAAAATTATACAGGGAAACAGGCCGGCCGGCCGGGGGCAACAGGGAAGAGGCAAGCCCCTGGCCGCGAAAACCGGCATGGTTGGAGGAAATATCATGAGCAGCTTCGTGTTTTGTATGATTTTTATACAGGTGAGCATTTTTTTTATAGCCGGCTTTCTCGGGCTCACGTCGCTCTATTATGTGCTGCGTGACCGTCGCCAGGCTGTGGCCCTTTCCGCGCGCAGCGTGAGACGCAACCGCTTCCGCCAGCGTCGCACCGGCATCCTGCCTTCGGATCTTTCACTTTCAGGCCGCCCGTAGACGGCCGTGATATAAAGGAGCACCCCATGCGCATGGAAGCTGCATACAGTGCCACCATGATGGAAAACGGGAGAAGGGCTTATCTCGCCGCTCCCGCCATGAATACCGATCTCACCCTTGAAGCCATTGACCGCAAGCATGCACGCCGGGAGGGCGCCATGTATACCAGCAATGATTCGCCGCGCAGGATGCGGAGATATGCTCTCGGCGCCGCTCTTGCCGTACTGGCGCTGTTCCTCACGCCGGCCCTGCTCGAGCAGCAGTCGGTCGCCGCCGGGCATGCCGCGCTTATGCCCCGCATCGAGCAAAGGGCGGCGGCCCCGCACACCGTCCCGGCAGCCCTTGCGCCGGCCACCACGGCGCAGGACGGCGCCACGCAGGCCCCGGCGGCTTTTTCGGATGCGCTGGCCGCCGCCCCCGCGGGCGCGCAGTGCAACATGCAAGCCCATTCCTGCAGCGTGCCCACCACTGCGGGCGTGCAGGCCCTGAACCCCGGCGAGACGGCCGTTGCCTTCGGTTTTTCGCAGACCCTGCGCGGCGTGAGCCACAACGAGCGCCTGTAATATTTCAGGTTTTCGGCACAGATATACAGAAAGGGCCGTCCCTCGGGGCGGCCCTTTCGCGTGCGCGGCGCCGGGGGGCCGCTCAGTTCTCCTTATGCCCCGCGGTTACCAGGCCGAGACCCTCAAATATCTCGTAGATGCCGAAGCCGTACCAGAGCGTATAGAGCACATAGAAGGCCAAAAGCGCGCAGACGAGCAGGATATGCTCGGACATTTTCGCGGGCTCGATGCCGTAGAAGTTGTTGCCCGGCTCAATGGCGCGGGTGAGCACCTGGTCCACGGCCTTGGCGTCGGCCACGCGCTGCTGCTTTTGCAGTTCCTTGATGCAGGGCTTGAGCAGGTACCACCAGGCGGAGGCCACTTCGAGCGCGGGCGCGCCGCCGTAGTTTTCGCTCACGGCCGCGCCGTCGTTGTGGTAGAGCCGGTCGGCGACTTCCGTGGCCGCGGTGAGGATGGCGCCGAGGTCCCCCGTGAAGGCGAGCGCCGCGCCCTGTTCCTCCACGCGGGCGCCGACCCGCTCGAGCAGCTGTTTTGCCAGCGGCGCCAGCGCCGGCTTTTGCAGCGTCACCTTAAGGGCCACCTGCCGGCCCATGAGCGGGGCGATGTCCTTGAGCACGGCCGGGATGAAATACGACGAGCCCTTGGAAAGCTCGTTGAACACCTCGTCCGCATATTCGAGGCCCGTGAGGTGCCGGCCGCCCTCGCCGCGCATCACCGGGGAGAGGATGAGCCAGAAGAGCACAAGAAAACTGCCCAGCAGGGTCACGCCCTTGAGGAAGGGCGCCCTGTTCCTGACGATGCCGGCCATCACGCATTCTCCCGCAGTTTGCCGAGGTTCAGGAAGAATTTGCTGCACACCCAGAGGCCGAAAAAGGCCACCACCACCCAGAAGACCACATTGCCCACGGCCTCGATGCCGTTGACGAGGGCCGCCGGCAGCGTGAGGAATTCGAGCTCCACAAGTTTCTTGGGCAGGGTGGCCGCGCGGTTGACGAAGCCCGCGATGATGGAGACGGCGTAAAAGCCCTTGATCTGGTTGGCCCTGACCACCGAGGTCGTCAGCGCGCCCACCTGGATGCCGAGCAGCGAGCCCAGGAGCATGCCGATGGCGAGCGTGTAGAACACATAGCCGTACACGGCGTATTGCCCCACCGCCGCGAAGCCGGCCGTGAAGATGATCTGGAAAATATCGGTGCCCACGGTGGTCAGCGACGACACGCCGAACACATAGACGAACATGGGGAAGGTGACGAAGCCCCCGCCCACGCCCATGATGGCCGCAAGAAAGCCCACGAACACGCCGCCGCAGGCGACGATCCACGCGGAGATGCGCCGGCCGCCCGGAATGACGCGCCGGTCAAAGGGAATCATGGGCGGCAGCGCCACGGCCTGCATGCGCCGGGCGATGCCGGTGAGGCCAGCGGCGGTGGCGTCGGTCTCGTGGGACTGCGCGGACGCCGGCTGGCGGGAGCGGAGAAAGTCCGCCAGGGCGTAAAAGCCGAGAAAGCCGAGCAGGAGCGCGTACACCGAGCTGATGAACAGCTCGGAGAGCAGCGGGTTGGCGTCATAGAGGCCCTTGTTGAGCGCGCCGCCGATGAAGGTGCCGGCGATGGAGCCGGCCAGGAAGCTGAATGCCAGCCGGACGGAGACATTGCCGAGCTTCTTGTGGATGGTGGTGCCCATGATGGCCTTGGCGAAAATATGGAAGAGATCCGTGCCCACGGCCAGAATGCCCTTGACGCCTACGGCCATGAGCGCGGGCGTGATGATGAAACCGCCGCCGGCGCCGATACAGCCGGTGATGAGGCCGGCCGCCACGCCTACGCCGATGGCCGCGAGGAAGATGGGCAGCGTGTAGAAGGCCGGCGCATAGGCGGCATGGCCGCCAAGGATCTCATGCGGGTCATACGCCTCCGCGATGCAGCAGAGAAAGATGGGCGCGGCCAGCGCAAGAACGAGCAGCAGCTTCTTGTGGTTTTTCAGGATGGAAGTGGAGACTTCAAAATCCCAGCGGGCATAGGCCTCGCTGCCGGCAAGGAGAAAGTGATACAGTTGTCGGCCAAAACCCATAGTCCCCTGCCCTCCCTCGAAAAGGCGAAATAAGGTTCACGGCCTGTCCCACGACATGCCTGAACGAAAACAGAAATGGTAATGCGCTTTTCTTCGCAAGCATAGCAGGCGGAATATTTTTTGTCAGCAGGGTTTCAGGGCTTTATGCGGTATGCAGGGGAGATGTTTATATAACATATTGAAAACTATGTAAAATTTATATGTGAAAATTTTGTGGATGAGCGTCGGCCTGGTGCCGCACGGGGTACGGAGGCCACCGCATGTGCCGGTACACGCAGGCGGAAATTTCGGCGATCATGCCCACGGCTCCGGCGTCGGAAGTCCCTGATGGATACGGCGCTCGCCAGCAGCGGCCGTCAAGTACAAGGCCGGGCGCCGTGGGGGAGAGGCCGGCGCAGATGGCGTGGCCGGCCTGCCGGCCACGCCTGACGGAAGGGAGGTGCTAGATCTTGTTGGCCTGCTTGCCAGCGAGCCACGCGAAAAGGTTGGCGAAGGCGATCTTCGCCCTTTCCTCCAGCGATTCCTGCGAATAGAAGGCCAGATGCGGCGTGAGGATGATGTGCTTGCAGTGCAGCAGCGGATAGTCCGCCGGCAGCGGCGGCTCCATGTCGAACACGTCGCAGGCCGCGCCCGCGATGGTGCCGGCGTTCAGCGCCTCCGCAAGGGCCTTGTTGTCCACCACCGGGCCGCGCGCGGTATTGATGAGCAGGGCGGTCTTCTTCATCATGGCCAGTTGCGGCGCGCCGATAAGCCCCTTGGTCTCCGGCGTGAGCGGGCAGTGCAGCGAAACGATGTCCGAGCGGCGCAAAAGCTCGTCAAGGCCCACGCTTTCGTCGATGGCCGGGTCTGAGACCGGGCGGCGGTTGTGGGCCAGCACCGTGCAGCCGAAGGCCTTGCAGAGCGCGGCCAGCCGCTTGCCGATGGCGCCCGCGCCGATGATGCCCACGGTCTTGCCCTGAAGCAAATTGGCCCCGAGCCCGGCCTTGGTGCCGCCTTCGCGCACGCGGCGCTCGGCCTCGCCAAGGTGCCGCAAAAGCTGGATCATGAGGCTGATGCAGAGCTCGGCCACGGATTCGTCCGCATAGCCCGAGGCGTTGGAAATGGCAATGCCGCGCTCGCGCGCATCCGCCACGGGGATATGGTCCACGCCGGTGAAGGCCACGTCGATGAACTTCACGTCCGGCGCCGCCGCCAGCACCTCGGCGGGCAGCGGCATGTTGGCGAGCATGAGGACATCGGCGTCCCGCGTCTCGGCCTTGAGCCGCTCCGTATCGGTGGTTTTCTCAAAGGTGGTGAACTCATGACCGAGGGCGCGCAGCCTGGCGGCATTTTCTTCCACAAGCTCGGGGGAGCAGCCGAGGTTTTCCATAAGGACGATGCGCATGTCGCTCTCCTTCAGTTGGGGTTGATGGCGTAAAACCTGTCCGCGTAGCCCGCCGCGAAGAGGATGAGGATGAGGCACGGCAAAAGCCACGTCAGGTAGAAGCGCAGGCAGCGCGGGAATTTCAGGCCCTGCCCCTGGTCGGCCTCGTTGATGAAGTTGTTCCAGCCCCAGCCGCGGCGCCAGCAGCAGAAAAAGAGGAAGATCAGCCCGCCCAGCGGGAGCACATTGTTGCTGACGAGAAAATCCTCAAAATCGAGGATGGTGCTCCCCGCGCCCAGGGGCTGGATGCCGGAGAGCAGGTTGAAGCCGAGCGCGCACGGCAGCGAGAGCAGCCACATCGAGCAGGCGTGCAGCGCGGTCGCGCGCTTGCGCGGCATGCCCCACACGTCCACGCTGTAGGAGATGATGTTCTCGAACACCGCGATGACCGTGGAAAGCGAGGCGAAGGCGAGAAAGATGAAGAACAGTGTGCCCCAGAGGCGGCCGCCCTCCATGTGCTCGAAAATATTGGGCAAGGTCACGAAGACGAGGCCCGGCCCCGAGCCCGGCGCCACGCCGAAGGAGAAGCACGCCGGGAAGATGATGAGCCCGGCCATGAGGCCCACCATGGTGTCGAGGCCCATGATCCACAGGGCCTCGCCGGTGAGGGAGCGGTCCTTGGGCTGGTAACTCCCGAAGATGGTCATGGAGCCGATGCCCACGGACAGCGCGAAAAAGGCCTGCCCCATGGCCGCGTTGCAGACGTTGAAAAAGCCCACTTCCCGGAATTTTTCGAGGTCCGGCATGAGGTAGAAGCGCACGCCGCTCCCGGCGTCGGGCAAAAGCAGGGCGCGGACGACGAGCACCACGAGGATCAGCAGAAGCCCGAGCATCATACCCTTGACCATGCGTTCCACGCCCCGGCGCACGCCCATGGCGCACACGGCGAAGCCGAGGGCCACGGCCACGCTCATGCCACAGACCTGCGTGGTCGCGTCGCCGAGCGCTCCGTTAAAGAAGGCGCCCACGCCCTCGGGCGTGAGCCCGGCGAGCGAGCCCGACACCTCGAACCAGCAATAGGAGAGCATCCAGCCCGTGACCGTTGTGTAAAACATCATGAGCAGGTAGCTCCCCACCAGCGCCACCCAGCCGAAACGGTGCCAGGAGGTGCCCTCGGGCTCGAGCTTTTTCAGGGCGAGGCCCATGTTGAGCCGCGAGGCGCGGCCCACGGCGAATTCCATGATCATGATGGGCAGGATGGCGAAGAGGAAGAAGATATAGACGAGCACGAAGATGGCGCCGCCGAAGGCGCCGGTGATGAAGGGGAAGCGCCACACGTTGCCGAGCCCGATGGCGCAGCCCGCCGAAAGCAGGAGAAAGCCGAGGCGGCTCCCGAGCATCTCGCGGCCGGCGCGGCCGCCCGTGCCGCTCCCCGCGGCCTTGCTGTCCATGATGGCGTCCCCCCTTGATACAGAAAAGCGATGCCCGCGCCCTACTGGAGCCTGAGGGCGAAATTGACGGCGAAGCAGACCGCGATGGCGCACATGACGGGCCGCACGTCCCGGAAGCGCCCGGTGAGGGCCTTGAGGCCCACGAAACTCACGAAGCCGAAGCCGAAGCCCGTGGCGATATTGAAGGTCAGGGGCATGGAGATGATGGTCAGGAAGGCGGGCAGCGCCACGGTGAAGTCATTGAAACGGATGCGGCCCACCTCCTGCATCATGAGCGCGCCCACGATGATGAGCACGGGCGCCGTGGCGAAGGCGGGCACAAGGCTCACCAGCGGCATGAGGAAGAGCGAGAGCAAAAAGAGCGCGGCGATGACCACGGCCGTGAGCCCGGTGCGGCCGCCCGCGGCCACGCCCGCGGCGCACTCAAGATAGCTCGTGGCCGTGGTGGTGCCGAGAAGCGCGCTCGCCATGGTGGCGCAGGAATCCGTCATCAGGGCTCGGTCAAGGCCGCGGATATGGCCGTCCGGCCGCATGAAGCCCGCTTTTTGCGCAAGCCCGATGAGCACGCCCATGTTGTCGAAAAGATCCACCATGGTGAGCGTGAAAATGATGGAAAAGAGCCCGTGGGAGAGGGCGCCCGGAAGATCCATCTGCATGAAAAGGCCGGAGGGAAAGAGCGCGCCCGTGCCCTGCGAAAACGTGGCGGCCGAGGGCGCGGGCGTCACCCCGAGCACCATGCCCGCGACGGTCACGGCGAGGATGCCGATGATCATGGCGCCGGTGACGCGCAGGGCCATGAGCGCCCCGATGAGGAAGATGCCGGCCACGGCCAGCAGGGTGGCGGGCTGCCCGAGGTCGCCCAGGGTCACGAAGGTGGAGGGCGAGGCCACCACCATGCCGCAATTCTTCATGCCGATGAAGGCGATGAAGGCGCCGATGCCCACCACGATGGCGTATTTCAGATCCATGGGCACGGCGTCGATGATCATCTGCCGAAGCCGTGTTACCGTGAGCAACAGGAAGATGACGCCCGAGATGAACACCGCGCCGAGGCCCGTCTGCCAGGTGTAGCCAGCGGGGCCGCACACATAGTAGGCGAAGAAGGCCGAGATGCCGAGGCCCGGCGCCACGGCCACGGGAAAACCGGCCCACAGCCCCATGGCGAGCGTGGCGAGCACCGTCACCCAGACCACGGCCGGCGCGGTCTCGGCCACGGGCATGCCGGCGTCGGCCAGCATGCCGGGCACCACGAAGAGTATGTAGCACATGGCCATGTAGGTGGTGAGCCCGGCCAGGCATTCCGTTTTCACGGTGGTGCCGTTTTCGCTGAGGTGGAACAGGCGTTCGAGCAGCTGCATGAGGGGCCTCCGTCAGTCCTGGCGCCGCGCCTGGCGCTCGGGGGTGTCGCCCGCGGGCTCGCGCAGGCGCTGGGAGCGGGCGGACTGGGCCGCCCGGGCGCTCATGGCATCAAAAAAGGCGCAGCCCCGCCGGCCGCTCTCCTTGACGTGATAGAGGGCGCTGTCCGCGTCGCCGTAGAGGCTGTCGGGA contains:
- a CDS encoding NAD(P)-dependent oxidoreductase, whose translation is MRFSFLGLGNMGAPLARNILLAGEELTVFTRRPECAAAFAADGASVATSVRELAHCDVLCTCLPLPGHVREAVLGADGEGLYAAMGPGSIHLEFSTIDPATANSLAASASAKGVAYVQATVGKTPQMAMKREEPLFVGGNRAAVGTLWPLLEKIGQPHDVESVDAACAVKLLSNMIGMANLAVLAESLRIGQAAGMKPETLLPLLQDTGARSFQMDVRGPWMAAADFSPRFAVDLAAKDLRLGCAMARAWGCEPRLTQDALGMFKKAQAEGLGGEDACAVFKAAN
- a CDS encoding sulfite exporter TauE/SafE family protein; the encoded protein is MGFGRQLYHFLLAGSEAYARWDFEVSTSILKNHKKLLLVLALAAPIFLCCIAEAYDPHEILGGHAAYAPAFYTLPIFLAAIGVGVAAGLITGCIGAGGGFIITPALMAVGVKGILAVGTDLFHIFAKAIMGTTIHKKLGNVSVRLAFSFLAGSIAGTFIGGALNKGLYDANPLLSELFISSVYALLLGFLGFYALADFLRSRQPASAQSHETDATAAGLTGIARRMQAVALPPMIPFDRRVIPGGRRISAWIVACGGVFVGFLAAIMGVGGGFVTFPMFVYVFGVSSLTTVGTDIFQIIFTAGFAAVGQYAVYGYVFYTLAIGMLLGSLLGIQVGALTTSVVRANQIKGFYAVSIIAGFVNRAATLPKKLVELEFLTLPAALVNGIEAVGNVVFWVVVAFFGLWVCSKFFLNLGKLRENA
- a CDS encoding NAD(P)-dependent oxidoreductase; the protein is MRIVLMENLGCSPELVEENAARLRALGHEFTTFEKTTDTERLKAETRDADVLMLANMPLPAEVLAAAPDVKFIDVAFTGVDHIPVADARERGIAISNASGYADESVAELCISLMIQLLRHLGEAERRVREGGTKAGLGANLLQGKTVGIIGAGAIGKRLAALCKAFGCTVLAHNRRPVSDPAIDESVGLDELLRRSDIVSLHCPLTPETKGLIGAPQLAMMKKTALLINTARGPVVDNKALAEALNAGTIAGAACDVFDMEPPLPADYPLLHCKHIILTPHLAFYSQESLEERAKIAFANLFAWLAGKQANKI
- a CDS encoding sodium-dependent transporter, which gives rise to MDSKAAGSGTGGRAGREMLGSRLGFLLLSAGCAIGLGNVWRFPFITGAFGGAIFVLVYIFFLFAILPIMIMEFAVGRASRLNMGLALKKLEPEGTSWHRFGWVALVGSYLLMMFYTTVTGWMLSYCWFEVSGSLAGLTPEGVGAFFNGALGDATTQVCGMSVAVALGFAVCAMGVRRGVERMVKGMMLGLLLILVVLVVRALLLPDAGSGVRFYLMPDLEKFREVGFFNVCNAAMGQAFFALSVGIGSMTIFGSYQPKDRSLTGEALWIMGLDTMVGLMAGLIIFPACFSFGVAPGSGPGLVFVTLPNIFEHMEGGRLWGTLFFIFLAFASLSTVIAVFENIISYSVDVWGMPRKRATALHACSMWLLSLPCALGFNLLSGIQPLGAGSTILDFEDFLVSNNVLPLGGLIFLFFCCWRRGWGWNNFINEADQGQGLKFPRCLRFYLTWLLPCLILILFAAGYADRFYAINPN
- a CDS encoding NCS2 family permease produces the protein MQLLERLFHLSENGTTVKTECLAGLTTYMAMCYILFVVPGMLADAGMPVAETAPAVVWVTVLATLAMGLWAGFPVAVAPGLGISAFFAYYVCGPAGYTWQTGLGAVFISGVIFLLLTVTRLRQMIIDAVPMDLKYAIVVGIGAFIAFIGMKNCGMVVASPSTFVTLGDLGQPATLLAVAGIFLIGALMALRVTGAMIIGILAVTVAGMVLGVTPAPSAATFSQGTGALFPSGLFMQMDLPGALSHGLFSIIFTLTMVDLFDNMGVLIGLAQKAGFMRPDGHIRGLDRALMTDSCATMASALLGTTTATSYLECAAGVAAGGRTGLTAVVIAALFLLSLFLMPLVSLVPAFATAPVLIIVGALMMQEVGRIRFNDFTVALPAFLTIISMPLTFNIATGFGFGFVSFVGLKALTGRFRDVRPVMCAIAVCFAVNFALRLQ